TATGAGTAATTTGACTATATAAACTAAATGAATGTCATAATCTTTTGCAGCCCACTTTATGATGAGATCATCACGTTGTGTTTGGACCTTGGAGAACTTGATGCAGCCATTGCTATAGTAGCAGATATGGAAACCACAGGGATCGCTGTCCCTGACCAAACTCTTGACAAGGTCATATCTGCTAGACAGTCCAATGAGAGTCCTAAGCCTGAGCATGAAGagccaccatcatcatcagaaaGCTCTTAGTATCTTCTGACACAATTGTGATGCAGCTGTATCCGTCTTAGTTACgaaaattttgtgttaaaaaaaaaaaaaccagtcCTGAGAAAGTTTAATTTAAGTACAAGTGTAGTTGGGAGTGTAGATTAGTCTATAATTTAAAGCTTTGCTTATTATATCCATGCCATATTGCCATTATCTTACATAGACAAGATCAACATATGCATGTGAAAAGATTATCATCATAGAGCAAACACTAACCTAAACCCTTCAGAAGATCaataatataacttttatatatgACTAAATGCTTGCAAAGAGACTTACAATGCGCTACCAATGCATTGATTTGTCTTTAGGGGACAAGAAGGTTGGACGCAGACgctatttttgtttcttttcaatcAAGTACGCGGCGTTTTGGAAACGATGATGGTGTGTATGGTCTCTGATGAACGTGGTTGACAAGTTGAGGGAGAAAGGTTGGAAAATAAACGTAaagattgatcaaaaaaaaaaaaaaagatggagtCAGTGTCGGTTGAGCAGAACTATTTGTTGGGCCATGAGTAGGTTAGAGATAAGATTTGTGATGGCCCATGTTCTAGATATAGTTTGGCGCCTATTTgtcaaacaataaaaaataattgagcGATTGTCTCTGTGATTTCTTATCAGCGAGCTGTCTCTAGTCACTGTCTAAATTCGACATAGCTTTTGTATTCTGTCATAAACTTCCAGGTGTCATGGATCCATAGACTGCTTTGCTACTTGCATTGTGTAACCTGTTGATTGGGCGTTTAATTAAGTGTTTAGCAGATCAACGGGTGTctaatcagatttttttttttttttttttttacgacaaAAGGCTAAGAAACTAAGAAGATTCCTGATCCGAGAGCCACCTCGGAGGAACTGAGtcaacataaaccatagcaGATGGTGAAGTTCTAGCACCTCGTGCCAGCTTGTCCGCCAGAGTATTTTGCGCCCTTGGTATATGCTGGATAGTAAAGTTGAGAAAGAATTCCTTACATCGCAGAAACTCCTCCATGTGTGTAGTGAACGCCGGCCATTCTGTCGGTgtagacaccatcttcaccaattgagaacagtcTGTTGCAAACACCACCTCTGAGATTTGtagggtcttcatgcactccatCGCCCATATCAACGCTTCACATTCAGCATGTAAAGGTGATAGACTCCTGCGAATAGACATTGCACCCATCATAGTATCGTTTGATTCATCTTTTCTGTAGACCCATCCCTGCCCTGTATAAAGATCATGTTCCTTCCATGCTCCATCTATATAACACTTGTTAACTCCATGTGGAAAATGGGTCTCTGCAATATGTAGAGATTCACGGTTTATAGGTTCCTTTGTCTCTGCAATAATCAGATAATCAATAGGTTTAAGACCAATGATACATTTTCCCGGATTTAGTACGattgttttcattattttcaTCTTAAGGTAATTAATCAGAATGACCTATGGGACAACTAGCCCTGCCTTTTAGTTATGTGATTTTCGGTCTAGTTtggttattttgatttttgaattttcattctataaatataagatccattcaattatttttataatttaatttggtttcggcctgattttttttctttttcagattttttttgtttgaataacaCAGTTGACCAATTAAATATGCAAAAAATGTATGTTCCAATTCGGTTCTGGTATTTCAAACTTTTGAATAGATTTTATGAATAatttaactttttgaaaaatatcaGATAGTTAATGAAAAATAGATGGTAGTtggaataatttaaaatatattggacaaaaaaaaacattatttgaaTTACCATCTCCGAACAAATAAAAACTTTGATAGATCAGAAATAGATCACTCATCCGAATTACCATCTCCAGACAAACATTAAAGCACAAATGGATCTGAAATACAAGATTACTTTAATTTTCCCAATCATAATGAGAAAATGCAGTTCACTCCACTAATACTccactaaaaaaatttattaaaagaaGTATTAAAACATAGCACAGAGTAAATAAAAATTGTGGTCTGCCTGGAGCCTTCCATGCTTGAAGAGTCGTGAGATCGTGCGTTCCCATGTGCAGTTGTGCTGGACACACGTTTTCTTTGGGATGCGAGAAACACAAGGTTATGACCACTGACCAGTAGGTTTTCTTATTAATaatttagtcttttttttttaataatccagTTATCCGGATCTCTCTTAATCTGACTATCCCACCGCGTTCAACCGGAACTGATGAGGAAGGTCCTAGAGGTCAAACAGAAACTATGTTAAATCTGCTGTGGCCGAAGCTCGAATCACGCGTGATAGCGGGCACCTCAACCgaggttcctttaccaccagaccacgaAACCCGACTAATTTAATCTTTCTTAATTCATATGTGTATTGTAGTTAAggatatttaattttcattgaCTTGATTACAAAAAGACAATAAATAACCTTGATTAGTTAATTGGTGACAGCTAAAGAGGGTTGATTATCATTTTATTAGTGAAATTAACAACGTgtatatgaaaataaacaaacatcCTCGTATTACACACTAAGGTGATCAGcttgagaaaataaaataaaataagttagCTGTCCATCTGGCTTCACATGTGAGTATAGTTATCTTATTTATAATTGACTTAAATGCAACTCTGGTCATTTTGAATTTTAAGTAACATCGTATTCTCAGAAAAAGACTCACCTAGGATTGGTcaaaaaaccgaaaccgaagaaccgaaccgaattcgatccaaaaaagtagtaccaaatccAAACCGACATTGATAAAATATCCTaatggattcaaaattttggtatttagatAACtaaaaccgaacccgatccagaTCAAAGTATTATGGGTACTcgaatgtatccgaaatagatttatatacctaaatatattaattatttttagatttaaaaaacattcaaaatatataagatatatttaaGTTATCCAAAATAGTTgagaatatatacaaatagtcaaaaataaatgtctaaataactaaagtatactcaaaacaccaaaaatatttaaaatatatatcgattctctattcaaatattcaaaccaaaccaatttatatgttaagtttaagtattctgacatatgttattcaaatttatatgtaatatgttattttgtttatagattttgaaaaatttaaagtatataataaattttaaaaataatttaaatgggttatcgaacccgaaccgaacccgaa
The Brassica napus cultivar Da-Ae chromosome A1, Da-Ae, whole genome shotgun sequence DNA segment above includes these coding regions:
- the LOC125579906 gene encoding uncharacterized protein LOC125579906, which produces MKTIVLNPGKCIIGLKPIDYLIIAETKEPINRESLHIAETHFPHGVNKCYIDGAWKEHDLYTGQGWVYRKDESNDTMMGAMSIRRSLSPLHAECEALIWAMECMKTLQISEVVFATDCSQLVKMVSTPTEWPAFTTHMEEFLRCKEFFLNFTIQHIPRAQNTLADKLARGARTSPSAMVYVDSVPPRWLSDQESS